The Triticum aestivum cultivar Chinese Spring chromosome 3A, IWGSC CS RefSeq v2.1, whole genome shotgun sequence genome includes a region encoding these proteins:
- the LOC123062427 gene encoding DNA-directed RNA polymerases I, II, and III subunit RPABC5 isoform X2: MIIPVRCFTCGKVIGNKWDHYLDLLQADYTEGDALDALGLVRYCCRRMLMTHVDLIEKLLNYNSKLMLPGEDGDKLNPFCLETLVPLSFQDG; this comes from the exons ATGATCATCCCGGTCCGCTGCTTCACCTGCGGCAAG GTGATCGGGAACAAGTGGGACCACTACCTCGATCTTCTCCAGGCCGATTACACTGAGGG GGATGCTCTGGATGCCTTGGGCTTGGTTCGCTACTGCTGCCGCCGTATGCTCATGACCCATGTTGATCTCATCGAGAAGTTGCTCAACTACAACAGCAAGTTGATGCT CCCTGGAGAAGACGGAGACAAATTGAACCCATTCTGCCTCGAAACCCTTGTTCCTTTGTCTTTTCAAGATGGATGA
- the LOC123062427 gene encoding DNA-directed RNA polymerase subunit 10-like protein isoform X4, which yields MIIPVRCFTCGKVIGNKWDHYLDLLQADYTEGDALDALGLVRYCCRRMLMTHVDLIEKLLNYNTLEKTETN from the exons ATGATCATCCCGGTCCGCTGCTTCACCTGCGGCAAG GTGATCGGGAACAAGTGGGACCACTACCTCGATCTTCTCCAGGCCGATTACACTGAGGG GGATGCTCTGGATGCCTTGGGCTTGGTTCGCTACTGCTGCCGCCGTATGCTCATGACCCATGTTGATCTCATCGAGAAGTTGCTCAACTACAACA CCCTGGAGAAGACGGAGACAAATTGA
- the LOC123062427 gene encoding DNA-directed RNA polymerase subunit 10-like protein isoform X3 yields the protein MIIPVRCFTCGKVIGNKWDHYLDLLQADYTEGDALDALGLVRYCCRRMLMTHVDLIEKLLNYNSKLMLLSLEKTETN from the exons ATGATCATCCCGGTCCGCTGCTTCACCTGCGGCAAG GTGATCGGGAACAAGTGGGACCACTACCTCGATCTTCTCCAGGCCGATTACACTGAGGG GGATGCTCTGGATGCCTTGGGCTTGGTTCGCTACTGCTGCCGCCGTATGCTCATGACCCATGTTGATCTCATCGAGAAGTTGCTCAACTACAACAGCAAGTTGATGCTGTTAT CCCTGGAGAAGACGGAGACAAATTGA
- the LOC123062427 gene encoding DNA-directed RNA polymerases I, II, and III subunit RPABC5 isoform X1 has product MIIPVRCFTCGKVIGNKWDHYLDLLQADYTEGDALDALGLVRYCCRRMLMTHVDLIEKLLNYNSKLMLLCNFPWRRRRQIEPILPRNPCSFVFSRWMICCFLCQCLGGAKCEVLK; this is encoded by the exons ATGATCATCCCGGTCCGCTGCTTCACCTGCGGCAAG GTGATCGGGAACAAGTGGGACCACTACCTCGATCTTCTCCAGGCCGATTACACTGAGGG GGATGCTCTGGATGCCTTGGGCTTGGTTCGCTACTGCTGCCGCCGTATGCTCATGACCCATGTTGATCTCATCGAGAAGTTGCTCAACTACAACAGCAAGTTGATGCTGTTATGTAACTTC CCCTGGAGAAGACGGAGACAAATTGAACCCATTCTGCCTCGAAACCCTTGTTCCTTTGTCTTTTCAAGATGGATGATATGCTGTTTCTTATGTCAGTGCTTAGGAGGTGCAAAGTGTGAGGTCCTGAAATGA